A portion of the Macaca thibetana thibetana isolate TM-01 chromosome 9, ASM2454274v1, whole genome shotgun sequence genome contains these proteins:
- the LOC126962457 gene encoding pulmonary surfactant-associated protein A isoform X1, whose protein sequence is MWLCPLALTLTLMAASGAVCEVKDICVGSPGVPGTPGSHGLPGRDGRDGVKGDPGPPGPMGPPGDMPCFPGNDGLPGAPGIPGECGEKGEPGERGPPGLPAHLDEELQATLHDFRHQILQTRGALSLQGSILAVGGKVFSTNGQSATFDAIQEACARAGGHIAVPRSPEENEAIASFVKKYNTYAYVGLTEGPSPGDFRYSDGTPVNYTNWYPGEPAGRGTEQCVEMYTDGRWNDRNCLYNRLTICEF, encoded by the exons ATGTGGCTGTGCCCTCTGGCCCTCACTCTCACCTTGATGGCAGCCTCTGGCGCTGTGTGCGAAGTGAAGGACATTTGTGTTGGAAGCCCTGGTGTCCCCGGCACTCCTGGATCCCATGGCCTGCCAGGCAGGGATGGGAGAGATGGTGTCAAAGGAGACCCTGGCCCTCCAG GCCCCATGGGTCCGCCTGGAGATATGCCATGTTTTCCTGGGAATGATGGGCTACCTGGAGCCCCTGGTATCCCTGGAGAgtgtggagagaagggagagcCTGGCGAGAGGGGCCCTCCAG GGCTTCCAGCTCATCTAGATGAGGAGCTCCAAGCCACACTCCACGACTTCAGACATCAAATCTTGCAGACAAGGGGAG CCCTCAGTCTACAGGGGTCCATACTGGCAGTAGGAGGGAAGGTCTTCTCCACCAATGGGCAGTCTGCCACTTTTGATGCCATTCAGGAGGCATGCGCCAGAGCAGGCGGCCACATTGCTGTCCCGAGGAGTCCAGAGGAAAACGAAGCCATTGCGAGCTTCGTGAAGAAGTACAACACGTATGCCTATGTGGGCCTGACTGAAGGACCAAGCCCTGGAGACTTCCGCTACTCAGATGGGACCCCTGTAAACTACACCAACTGGTACCCAGGGGAGCCCGCGGGTCGGGGAACCGAGCAGTGTGTGGAGATGTACACAGACGGGCGGTGGAATGACAGGAACTGCCTGTACAACCGACTGACCATCTGTGAGTTCTGA
- the LOC126962457 gene encoding pulmonary surfactant-associated protein A isoform X2 produces MGPPGDMPCFPGNDGLPGAPGIPGECGEKGEPGERGPPGLPAHLDEELQATLHDFRHQILQTRGALSLQGSILAVGGKVFSTNGQSATFDAIQEACARAGGHIAVPRSPEENEAIASFVKKYNTYAYVGLTEGPSPGDFRYSDGTPVNYTNWYPGEPAGRGTEQCVEMYTDGRWNDRNCLYNRLTICEF; encoded by the exons ATGGGTCCGCCTGGAGATATGCCATGTTTTCCTGGGAATGATGGGCTACCTGGAGCCCCTGGTATCCCTGGAGAgtgtggagagaagggagagcCTGGCGAGAGGGGCCCTCCAG GGCTTCCAGCTCATCTAGATGAGGAGCTCCAAGCCACACTCCACGACTTCAGACATCAAATCTTGCAGACAAGGGGAG CCCTCAGTCTACAGGGGTCCATACTGGCAGTAGGAGGGAAGGTCTTCTCCACCAATGGGCAGTCTGCCACTTTTGATGCCATTCAGGAGGCATGCGCCAGAGCAGGCGGCCACATTGCTGTCCCGAGGAGTCCAGAGGAAAACGAAGCCATTGCGAGCTTCGTGAAGAAGTACAACACGTATGCCTATGTGGGCCTGACTGAAGGACCAAGCCCTGGAGACTTCCGCTACTCAGATGGGACCCCTGTAAACTACACCAACTGGTACCCAGGGGAGCCCGCGGGTCGGGGAACCGAGCAGTGTGTGGAGATGTACACAGACGGGCGGTGGAATGACAGGAACTGCCTGTACAACCGACTGACCATCTGTGAGTTCTGA
- the LOC126962247 gene encoding pulmonary surfactant-associated protein A-like yields MMKSSGAGQPGLRWNSRPTSAASPLGRVRDLQPAMSEPPRPAVGSCRPEPPGQAPPPAPRHPVPINRPRAEECRCTVWGLRAAPPVAPSLSLQGSILAVGEKVFSTNGQSITFDAFREACPKAGGHIVVVRSPEENEAVASFVKKYNMYAYVGLTEGPSPGDFRYSDGTPVNYTNWYPGEPAGQGTEQCVEMYTDGRWNDRNCLYNRLTICEF; encoded by the exons ATGATGAAATCAAG TGGTGCCGGCCAGCCGGGGCTGCGCTGGAATTCTCGCCCgacctcagctgcctccccactgGGCAGGGttcgggacctgcagcctgccatgtccGAGCCTCCCCGCCCCGCTGTGGGCTCCTGCAGGCCCGAGCCTCCAGGACAAGCACCGCCCCCTGCACCGAGGCACCCAGTCCCCAtcaaccgcccaagggctgaggagtgccgGTGCACAGTGTGGGGCTTGCGGGCAGCTCCGCCTGTAGCCCCTt CCCTTAGTCTACAGGGGTCCATACTGGCAGTAGGAGAGAAGGTCTTCTCCACCAATGGACAGTCCATCACTTTTGATGCCTTTCGGGAGGCATGCCCCAAAGCAGGCGGCCACATTGTTGTCGTGAGGAGTCCAGAGGAAAACGAGGCCGTTGCAAGCTTCGTGAAGAAGTACAACATGTATGCCTACGTGGGCCTGACTGAAGGTCCAAGCCCTGGAGACTTCCGCTACTCAGATGGAACCCCTGTAAACTACACCAACTGGTACCCAGGGGAGCCCGCGGGTCAGGGaacagagcagtgtgtggagatGTACACAGACGGGCGGTGGAATGACAGGAACTGCCTGTACAACCGACTGACCATCTGTGAGTTCTGA